DNA from Gephyromycinifex aptenodytis:
CGGGAACCTCGGCGCCGTCGTCGGCAGCCCCGGCCATCAGCCCCGCAACGGCGGCTTCCGGGGTAGCACCCGCGTTGGGGTCGCCGGAGATTGGATCGTCCGCTGCACCGGCGACCTCGACGGCGATGATCGGGGTGCCGATCTCGACCTCGGTGCCCTCGGCGACGAGCAGTTCGGTGACGGTGCCCTCCCACGGGATCGGCAACTCCACCAGCGACTTACTCGTCTCGATCTCGACAACGATCTGGTTGACCTTCACCGTGTCCCCTGGCTTGACCCGCCAGGAGATGATCTCGGCCTCGGTCAGGCCCTCACCCGGGTCGGGGAGGTTGAAACGCTTGACTCCCATAACGATTCCTTCTCAGTACGCCAGGGCGCGGTCAACGCCGTCGAGGATGCGGTCCAGGTCGGGCAGGTGCAACGCCTCAAGCTTGCTCGGCGGGTAGGGAATCGAGTAGCCGGTGACCCGGATGACCGGGGATTCCAGGTGGTAGAAGCAGTGCTGCTGCACCTGGGCGGCGATCTCGGCGCCGAAGCCGAGGAAACCGCTGGCCTCGTGCGCGACGACCAGGCGCCCGGTCTTCTTCACCGAGGTGAAGATCGCCTGCGAATCCAGCGGGTTGAGTCCGCGCAGCTCCACCACTTCGAGGCTGCGGCCCTCTTCCTCGGCCGCGGCGGCAGCCTGCAGGGCGGTCTTGATCATCGGCCCCCAGGCCACCAGCGTCACGTCGCTGCCTTCACGGCGCACGACGGCCTCTTCCATGCCGCGCGGCGCGCTCGCCGCGTCGAGGTCGACCTCGGCCTTGTCGTGGTACCGGCGCTTGGGTTCGAAGAACATCACCGGGTCGTCGCTGGCGATGGCCTGCTGGATCATCCAGTAGGAGTCTTCGGCGTTGCTGCAGGTGACGACGCGCAGCCCTGCGCTGTGCAGGAAGTACGCCTCGTTGCTCTCGCTGTGGTGCTCCACCGCCCCGATACCACCGCCGTAGGGCACCCGCACGACGATGGGCAGCTTGATGAGCCCTTCGGAGCGGGCGTGCATCTTGGCGAGTTGGCTGGTGATGTGGTCGAACGCCGGGTAGATGAACCCGTCGAACTGGATCTCCACGATCGGGCGATAGCCGCGCAGCGCAAGCCCGATCGCGGTGCCCGCGATGCCGGACTCGGCCAGCGGGGTGTCGATGACCCGCTCCTCACCGAAGTCCTTCTGCAGGTGTTCGGTGACCCGGAACACGCCGCCGAGCTTGCCGACGTCCTCGCCCATGACGAGCACCTTCGGGTCGGCCTCCATCGCGCGGCGCATGCCGGCGTTGATGCCCTTGGCCAGGGTGATCTTGGTGGTTGCCATGATGCTCACTCACCCTCGCTCTCGAAGCTGGCTTGGTAGGCGTAGAACTCCTGAGCCTCGGCTTCCAGGCCGGGGTGGGGGTCGACGTAGGTGTGCTCGAAGAGCAACGACTGCGGCGGATCGGGCATCTCTTCGACACCCTTGCGGATCTTGACGGCCAACTCGTCGGCTTCGCGTTCCACCTCGGTGAAGAACGACTCCTCGGTCTCGTGCAGCGAGAGCAGGAAGCGCTTGAGGCGGCTGAGCGGGTCACGCTCGCGCCACAATTCCACCTCGGCGGAGTCGCGGTACTTCGTCGGGTCATCGGAGGTGGTGTGGGCACCCATCCGGTAGGTGTAGGCCTCGATGAGGAAGGGGCCCTGGCCGCTGCGCGCGTGCTCCAGGGCGTGCTGCGAAACGGCGTAGCAGGCGAGCACATCGTTGCCGTCGACCCGCACGCCGGGGAAACCGAAGCCGCTGGCCCGCTCGTACAGCGGGTTGCGGGTCTGTTTGACGTTGGGCTCGGAGATCGCCCACTGGTTGTTCTGGCAGTAGAAGACCACCGGCGCCTGGTTGACGGCGGCGAAGACGAAGGCCTCCATGATGTCGCCCTGGGCGGTTGCGCCGTCACCGAAGAAGGCGACCGCGGCGGTGTCGCGCTCGGGGTCACCGGTGCCGTAGTCGCCGTCACGCTGCACCCCCATGGCGTAGCCGACCGCGTGCAGGGCGTTGTTGCCGATGACGATCGTGTACAGGTGGAAGTTCTTCTCCTTGGGATCCCAGCCGCCGTGGCTGACACCCCGGTACATGCCCATGATGTGCAGCGGGTCGATGTCCTTGCACCAGGCCACCCCGTGCTCGCGGTAGGCCGGGAAGGCGTGGTCCTGGGGACGCATCGCGCGGCCGATACCGATCTGCGCAGCCTCCTGGCCGAGCAGGCCCGGCCACAGACCGAGTTGTCCCTGGCGTTGCAGGGCGGTTCCTTCGTTGTCCAGGCGACGGATGAGGGCCATGTCGCGGTACAGGCGACGGCCGTCCTCCTCCGTCAAGGCATCGACGTACGGGTCGTAGGGCAGGTTGACCTCGTTGCGGATCCGCTGTCCGTCTTTATCGATGAAGCGGACTGCCTCGGGGCCCCCATCGAACTTCCCGTCGCCGACGAAACTCACGTGGTGGTGCACACCGTCGACGTCGGGGTCGGGGTTGAACGCTCGGGCAACTTCGTCGTTGCTCATACACGCACTCCTTGCTTTGGACGGATCAGGG
Protein-coding regions in this window:
- a CDS encoding thiamine pyrophosphate-dependent dehydrogenase E1 component subunit alpha; its protein translation is MSNDEVARAFNPDPDVDGVHHHVSFVGDGKFDGGPEAVRFIDKDGQRIRNEVNLPYDPYVDALTEEDGRRLYRDMALIRRLDNEGTALQRQGQLGLWPGLLGQEAAQIGIGRAMRPQDHAFPAYREHGVAWCKDIDPLHIMGMYRGVSHGGWDPKEKNFHLYTIVIGNNALHAVGYAMGVQRDGDYGTGDPERDTAAVAFFGDGATAQGDIMEAFVFAAVNQAPVVFYCQNNQWAISEPNVKQTRNPLYERASGFGFPGVRVDGNDVLACYAVSQHALEHARSGQGPFLIEAYTYRMGAHTTSDDPTKYRDSAEVELWRERDPLSRLKRFLLSLHETEESFFTEVEREADELAVKIRKGVEEMPDPPQSLLFEHTYVDPHPGLEAEAQEFYAYQASFESEGE
- a CDS encoding alpha-ketoacid dehydrogenase subunit beta — its product is MATTKITLAKGINAGMRRAMEADPKVLVMGEDVGKLGGVFRVTEHLQKDFGEERVIDTPLAESGIAGTAIGLALRGYRPIVEIQFDGFIYPAFDHITSQLAKMHARSEGLIKLPIVVRVPYGGGIGAVEHHSESNEAYFLHSAGLRVVTCSNAEDSYWMIQQAIASDDPVMFFEPKRRYHDKAEVDLDAASAPRGMEEAVVRREGSDVTLVAWGPMIKTALQAAAAAEEEGRSLEVVELRGLNPLDSQAIFTSVKKTGRLVVAHEASGFLGFGAEIAAQVQQHCFYHLESPVIRVTGYSIPYPPSKLEALHLPDLDRILDGVDRALAY